CCTCTTCACGTGTCATACCAATACCATTATCAGAAATGGTAATTGTGTTCGCCTCTTTATCTGCGCTAATACGTACACGTAAATCGGCATCACCTTGGTAAAGATCGCCATTAGAAAGCGCTAAAAAGCGTAGCTTATCGGCAGCATCTGATGCATTTGATACAAGCTCACGTAAAAATATTTCTTTATTCGAATATAACGAATGAATCATTAAGTTTAATAGTTGTTTTACTTCTGTTTGAAAGCCTAATGTTTCTTTTTGTGCTGCAGTCATTTATGTATCTCCAATTAGCAAAGTGTCTGCGTTATGCACTTAATATGGGGTGAGGTGGAGTAACTTCAAGGGAAAAATTTAAAAAAGCAGCGTTTGTGCTTACATAAATAAAAAGCCACATAGAAATGTGGCTTTTAGCGTTAAATTACGGCGTATTTTTAGCGTACTGGTCTTTTAAAGCGCTAACTTGTTCGTGTAAATAATTAGCACTTACCTGCTCAGCTTCAATCGACTCTCCCACACTCACCGATACTAATGACCATTTAAGGCGTGGTAGTTGCCATTTGGCTTTACGGCTAAATATACTGCCCCACAAGCCACCTAAGTGAACGGGCACAACAGGCACTGGTGTACGCGCTATTATACGCTCAATGCCACGCCTAAACATGTCCATTTCACCGTTACTGGTAAGTTTTCCTTCAGGAAAGATCCCCACCAATTCACCACGTTCAAGCGCTGCGGCAACCTCATCAAATGCTTTTGCAAACGCTTTTGGGTTAGCTTTTTCGCTATCAATTGGAATAGCTTTTGCCATTTTAAATAACCAATGCAGTGCTTTTGAATGATAAATGGGCGCAAACACCATAAAGCGTATAGGCCTTGGCGAGGTGGCTAAAATAAACATCCAATCTACAAAGCTAACATGGTTAGCTACAATAACTGCTGCGCCTTCGCTTGGAATATTTTCATGCCCTTTTGTGCGCACACGATACATGCATATAGCTAAAATATAGATAACAAAGCGTAAGAAAAACTCCGGCACCTTAGTGTAAATATAAATAGAGATAAGCAGGTTAAGCCCCGCCAAAAGTAACAGTAACGACGAGATATGCCACTGTAAAACAGAGAGCGTTACAATACTTAATATGGCACTGCCAACCATAAAGAGCGCATTAAGCACGTTATTAGCAGCAATCACCCGCGAACGACTTGCCTCCTCGGTACGCTGCTGAATAAGCGCATACAGCGGCACAGTATAAAAACCAGATGCAATACCAATACCGGCCATCCAAACAAAATGCCATACCATATCGCCCGTATTGAGTACTTGCTTAAGCGTTAATAAGTTTTCAGAGGGCGCGATATACACACTAATAGCAGGCTCTTGGCTCAATAAATACAAAAATAGCGTAATTAAAATAGCGCCAAAAGGAACGATTCCCAGCTCAATACGTGAGCGCGAAAGCTTTTCGCACAACAAAGAGCCTACGGCAATGCTTAGCGAAAACACCACCAGCGCACTGGTTACTACGAGTTCATCGCCACCCATTACATGCTTAACATAATTAGGCAATGCAGTTAAAATAACCGCGCCTATTAGCCAAAACCAGCTTATGCCCAACACCGATTTACCAACCGATTCTGTTTGAGCATTAAGCGCTTTGAATACATTTTTAGTGGATGAAAAAATATTATAAGTAAAGTGCAAATTAGGATTATTGGCTTGGCTTATAGGAATAAAGCGGCTGGCAAAAAAGCCAAGTACCGCAAGTATCAGCACTGCAATACTAATAATTGTTGGGCCTGTTGTTTGAGTAATGTAATAGGTGCCAAAAATAGTCCCCATTAAAATAGCCACAAAAGTGGCAGACTCAACCAAACCATTGGCTTTTGTTAATTCGTTAGGCGCCACATGCTGCGGTAATATCGAATACTTAAGCGGGCCAAAAAAAGTACTTTGCAAGCCCATAAAAAACATGGTGGTCAGCATTAGCCACACATATTGCGTAAAAATAGAGGCTGCACCAATAACCATAATTGGTATTTCGCAAAATTTAACAAGCCGGATCAATTTTGATTTTTCGGTCTTTTCGGCAAGTTGCCCTGCCATTCCTGAAAATAAAAAAAACGGTAATATAAATAAGCCCGCTGCAAGGTTTGAATACAGCGCACCATCGCAAAGGCTTGCAGCTTGAAACACTAACAATATAAGCACAGATTGCTTATACACATTATCATTCATAGCTGACAAAAACTGTGTTACAAATAGCGGTAAAAAGCGTTTACTACTGAGTAAACCACCTTTATTGTCGTGTTTATTATTTTGCATAGTACTCCTTACTAATCAGATAAAATCCTGATGTTTGCTTATACCAACTAGCGCCATATTTTTAGGGCGCGTGAGCCGTGCCACCTTCACGTTATAAATTGTTGTAAGCCAACAATTTATAACACAATGTCGCTAAATTTAACTCATTTATTAATTTAATATGATTAATAACCGCTCACACACGTTATACGGTAATTAAATAGCAAACACAAAAAAGCCCACATATTTTACTATGTAGGCTTTTAAAACGATTTCAGACAGTCGTATTAGTCCTGCATAACAGCTCGTCGGCCACTAAATGCATGCATTAACGTTGTGCCATCTACTAAATCAAGCTCACCACCAACAGGTATACCATGCGCTATACGCGAGGCCCCTACTTTATATTTATGGCAAAGCTGGGCAATGTAATGTGCAGTGGTCTCGCCCTCAACCGTGGGGTTGGTAGCTAAAATCACTTCGTTAATACCGCCGTGCGAGAGCTTTTGTTCAAGTATATCAAGGCCAATTTCTTTAGGGCCAATACCATCAATGGGCGATAAATGCCCCATCAGTACAAAATATAAACCAAGGTACTGACCTGTTTGCTCTATTGCCAACACATCCGTAGGCGATTCAACAACACAAAGCACACCAGTGTCTTGGCGTTTTGTACTTAAGCAAATATCACATTGTGCCTGCTCAGTAAAAGTACGACACGACTGACAATGCCCAACCGCGCTCATGGCTTTGGTCAATGCGTTACCAAGCTGAGTGCCCCCTTTACGGTCACGCTCTAATAAATGAAACGCAATGCGCTGAGCAGACTTAGGACCTATACCCGGTTGACAGCGAAGTGCTTCTATAAGCTGTGTTAGACTATCTGAAAGTTGCATATTTATTAGAACGGCATTTTCATACCTGGTGGTAATTGCATACCGCCAGTCACTTTACTCATACGCTCTTGCGTTTCGTCAGCTACGCGACGAACGGCGTCATTACATGCTGCAGCAAGTAAATCTTCAATCATGTCTTTGTCATCTTCCATGAGGCTTTCATCAAGCTCAACACGACGCACATTATGATTACCAAGCATGGTTACTTTTACAAGGCCTGCGCCGGCTTCGCCAACAACTTCCATCGTCGCGATTTCGTCTTGGGCCTTTTGCATGCGCTCTTGCATTTGCTGCGCCTGCTTCATCATGTTACCCATTCCACCTTTAAACATAATTTTCTCTCTTTCTTTTAAACTCTAATTGTCATGAAGATAAGGGCGATTGTATTTAATTACAATGCCTGAATACTGTTTTCGTCAATTTCGGCGCTAAATAGCTGCTGAAATTGTACTATGTTTTCATCAGCTGTGATCACATCAATTGCTTGCTGGTGCCGTCCTGCATCTATTTTTTGCTGAATTAAATAAGGCGAGTCAATCACCCCTTTTGCAAAGTTAATACTCAGCGAAACGTTATGACCATATATGCTTGATAACGCCGCATCGAGCTTTTGCCTAAGCATAGGGGTATCTAAGTGTTTTTGTGATTCATCCACGTCAATATGTAAACTGTCGCCTTGCTTGGTAAAAATCGAGTGTAATGCAAATTGGCGCATCCGCCCACCAAGTCCCATGCGCTTAATTAAATAAGCCCACTCATCTTGCTGATGCGCAAATTTAATCTCGCTAATTGGGCTTTGAAAGTCATCGGGAACCGGTATAGCGGGCTCTTGCTCTATTACCTCAGGCTTTTTTTGCGGGTTAATTTGCTCAAGCAACTCAGGGGCTAAGTTTTCTGTAATCGTTTGGTGCTTTTGTTGAAAATCAACCTTACGCGCTGGCTGGCTTTGCGTTACTGGCTCAGCTGGCGTTTGGCTCCCTGTTACTGGGAGCGTTGGCTTTTTTTCGCTATCGCCTTGCGGATGGTCTTGCCATGGCGGTGAATCGTTTTGTGACTCACTCGCTTGCATGCTTGTATCGTGTGGCTTTGCTTGGTTGTCAGGCGTAGCTTGAGCAGGTGTTTTTGATGTTTGCGCTTGCTCAGGGGTATTTACACTCTCCCCTGAAAGCCTACCTGCACCCGATATATTTCTATCCCGTAAAATTCGCGCAATTGCTGATTGTGCTTGGGCTTCTTGTTCACGCACAGTGATATTTTCATCATCGGCTATGCCTGGCTCGTGTTGTTCTACAGGTGTAGGGTTATAACCTTGATCTACAGCACTGCTCATAACATCATCAAATTGTGCCGCTAAATTTTGCTCCATATTACTGTGTTGCAGGTAAGCGTCGTCTTCACTTTGACGCTCAGCAGCTTCATCAGTTTTGGCCATTTTCTCGCCTTGCTGCACAGAGCTGGACGTATCGTTTGGAGTGTTTTGAACCGTAGAAGGTGCGCTGTTGTTGTCTTGTTCATTCGGCGAACTTGTTGGCGGCGCTGCGGGTTCATCAATTTTTTGGTTTTGCGCAGGGCTTTGCTCAACCATTGCTTGTGTAGCAGAGGTTTCGTTTTGCGACGGTGTTTTATTCTTATTTAATATATCGCGCAGCGCATCGGCACGGCCTTTACTACTGGTAGGCGCAGGCGTTGCTGTACTCGGTGTGTCACTAGGCTCAGGATGTGAATGAGCATAGGTTGTACCTGCCGATTCAAATGCTAACAATCGCAGCATTATCATTTCAAAGCCTAAACGAGGCTCTGGCGCCCATTGTAAGTCTTTTTTACCGTTTAATAGTAACTGGTAATAAATCTGTATTTGTTGAGCCTGGGTGTGCTGTGCAACATGGCTTATATAATCGGCATTTTTATCATCAAGTTGCGCGGCTTGAGGGACAAGCTGAGTTAATTGAACAAGGTGAGTTAATGCAATTAAATCATCAAGTAGGGCAATATAGTTAGGGTTACGGCTCGCTACTTGGGCTATTTCATCCATGAGTGCACCACCGTCTTGTGCTAACAAAGCAGCAAGCAAACTTTGGCTATAATGTGTGTCCATTAAACCAAGCATGGCTTGCACGGCTTGATTGTTTATGTCGCCGTTGGTTTGCGCAATAGCTTGATCTGTTAAGCTCAAGGCGTCTCGCATACTGCCATCAGCGGCTTTTGCAATAATACTTAGTGCATCTTTATCAAAGTTTAGTTGCTCTTGAGTAAGTACGTGTTCAAGCTGAGTTTTAATTTCACTTTGCGAAAGTGCATTTAAGTTAAACTGTAAGCAGCGCGATAAAATGGTAACAGGTAACTTTTGCGGATCGGTGGTTGCCAGTAAAAATTTCACATGCTCAGGCGGCTCTTCTAACGTTTTTAATAACGCATTAAAGCTATGCTTAGAAAGCATGTGCACTTCATCTATTAGGTATACTTTATAACGTCCGCGTGTTGGTGCGTATTGAACGTTATCAAGAATTTCACGAGTATCTTCGACTTTGGTGCGAGAAGCGGCATCAATTTCAAGTAAGTCAATGTATCGCCCTGACTCGATGTCAGTACAACTACTACATTGCCCACATGGAGATGCCGATATACCTTCGTCACAATTTAAGCTTTTAGCAAAAATGCGTGCAATGGTGGTTTTACCCACACCACGGGTTCCAGTGAATAAATAAGCGTGATGCAGTCTATTTTGTGTAAGCGCATTAACAAGCGCTTGCTTTACATGAGACTGGCCAACCAATTCATGAAAGGTTTGCGGACGCCATTTTCTAGCTAGAACCTGATAACTCATCAATTACTCGCCTTCAAACTCAACCAGTTTTAAGATTTTAATACCCATTTTTTCTATACGATGCTCACCACCAAGCTCTGGTAATGAAACAACAAACGCAGCATCAGTGGCTGTGCCGCCTAATTTTGCAACTAGCTTTGCTGTGGCTTCAATTGTGCCACCGGTAGCTAATAAATCATCAACTAATAATACTTTGTCGCCTGGGACAATAGCATCAACATGAAGCTCTAATGTGTCTTCACCGTATTCAAGTAGGTAATCTTGGCGAATCACTTCGCGCGGTAGCTTGCCTGGCTTACGAACAGGAATAAAAGGGATCCCTAACGCGTAAGATAGCGGCGCACCAAAAATAAAGCCGCGAGATTCTGTACCAATAATTTTTGTAAAGCCTTGGTTTTTATATTCGTTTATAAAAGCATCAATTGTTGCTTTAAAGGCTTCTGGATTTGCCATTAGTGTTGTTACATCACGAAACATAATGCCTGGTTTAGGATAGTCGGCAATGGTTGCGATACTGTTTTTAATAATAGCGGGTGTTACTTGAGTCATAAGTTTAATTGCTCAATAGTTTATATTTCAAAGCAGCTGATTATAACCTTAACTGACGTTAAAATGCGAGTTTGCTGTCATTAATACCGAGGTGGTTTGAAAATTATAAGGGTGGAGGAGGAAAAGAAGCTTAAGGCTGATATAAACAACAGCCTTAATAAAGCAAGGAGCTTTAGGTTAGGCTTGTGATCCAGCCTAAAATCGCATTTAAACAGCCAATACCCACAAAAACTGCTAAAAAAGCAATAAAGTAGGTAGCATTAAACGGATCTTTAAAGTCTTTATCATCTGACATTGGTATAACCTTTTTTAAGCACGACAAATAAGGCTGCCATGATAGACGAAGTAAAAAAATCTATAAAGCCCTTAATGTTGATTTTTTGTCACGATAATCCCGCGCTCGCACATTGCATTGAGCGTACTTAATGCTCCATGTGCAATTTGTTGTTGAGTAAAATTAGGCGCATGAGCTAAAACCTGTTGGCATACACTCTCAAAGTCAATGCCTGTATTTGACTCTATTATAGAAAGTAGTAAAGCGGTCATTGCATTGGTGGCTAAAAACTGTACGTCGTCGTTATTATCTCTATAAACCACAAAGTAATTGGGC
The genomic region above belongs to Pseudoalteromonas sp. MM1 and contains:
- the recR gene encoding recombination mediator RecR; translated protein: MQLSDSLTQLIEALRCQPGIGPKSAQRIAFHLLERDRKGGTQLGNALTKAMSAVGHCQSCRTFTEQAQCDICLSTKRQDTGVLCVVESPTDVLAIEQTGQYLGLYFVLMGHLSPIDGIGPKEIGLDILEQKLSHGGINEVILATNPTVEGETTAHYIAQLCHKYKVGASRIAHGIPVGGELDLVDGTTLMHAFSGRRAVMQD
- the apt gene encoding adenine phosphoribosyltransferase; this translates as MTQVTPAIIKNSIATIADYPKPGIMFRDVTTLMANPEAFKATIDAFINEYKNQGFTKIIGTESRGFIFGAPLSYALGIPFIPVRKPGKLPREVIRQDYLLEYGEDTLELHVDAIVPGDKVLLVDDLLATGGTIEATAKLVAKLGGTATDAAFVVSLPELGGEHRIEKMGIKILKLVEFEGE
- the dnaX gene encoding DNA polymerase III subunit gamma/tau, producing the protein MSYQVLARKWRPQTFHELVGQSHVKQALVNALTQNRLHHAYLFTGTRGVGKTTIARIFAKSLNCDEGISASPCGQCSSCTDIESGRYIDLLEIDAASRTKVEDTREILDNVQYAPTRGRYKVYLIDEVHMLSKHSFNALLKTLEEPPEHVKFLLATTDPQKLPVTILSRCLQFNLNALSQSEIKTQLEHVLTQEQLNFDKDALSIIAKAADGSMRDALSLTDQAIAQTNGDINNQAVQAMLGLMDTHYSQSLLAALLAQDGGALMDEIAQVASRNPNYIALLDDLIALTHLVQLTQLVPQAAQLDDKNADYISHVAQHTQAQQIQIYYQLLLNGKKDLQWAPEPRLGFEMIMLRLLAFESAGTTYAHSHPEPSDTPSTATPAPTSSKGRADALRDILNKNKTPSQNETSATQAMVEQSPAQNQKIDEPAAPPTSSPNEQDNNSAPSTVQNTPNDTSSSVQQGEKMAKTDEAAERQSEDDAYLQHSNMEQNLAAQFDDVMSSAVDQGYNPTPVEQHEPGIADDENITVREQEAQAQSAIARILRDRNISGAGRLSGESVNTPEQAQTSKTPAQATPDNQAKPHDTSMQASESQNDSPPWQDHPQGDSEKKPTLPVTGSQTPAEPVTQSQPARKVDFQQKHQTITENLAPELLEQINPQKKPEVIEQEPAIPVPDDFQSPISEIKFAHQQDEWAYLIKRMGLGGRMRQFALHSIFTKQGDSLHIDVDESQKHLDTPMLRQKLDAALSSIYGHNVSLSINFAKGVIDSPYLIQQKIDAGRHQQAIDVITADENIVQFQQLFSAEIDENSIQAL
- a CDS encoding YbaB/EbfC family nucleoid-associated protein, with protein sequence MFKGGMGNMMKQAQQMQERMQKAQDEIATMEVVGEAGAGLVKVTMLGNHNVRRVELDESLMEDDKDMIEDLLAAACNDAVRRVADETQERMSKVTGGMQLPPGMKMPF
- a CDS encoding MFS transporter, giving the protein MQNNKHDNKGGLLSSKRFLPLFVTQFLSAMNDNVYKQSVLILLVFQAASLCDGALYSNLAAGLFILPFFLFSGMAGQLAEKTEKSKLIRLVKFCEIPIMVIGAASIFTQYVWLMLTTMFFMGLQSTFFGPLKYSILPQHVAPNELTKANGLVESATFVAILMGTIFGTYYITQTTGPTIISIAVLILAVLGFFASRFIPISQANNPNLHFTYNIFSSTKNVFKALNAQTESVGKSVLGISWFWLIGAVILTALPNYVKHVMGGDELVVTSALVVFSLSIAVGSLLCEKLSRSRIELGIVPFGAILITLFLYLLSQEPAISVYIAPSENLLTLKQVLNTGDMVWHFVWMAGIGIASGFYTVPLYALIQQRTEEASRSRVIAANNVLNALFMVGSAILSIVTLSVLQWHISSLLLLLAGLNLLISIYIYTKVPEFFLRFVIYILAICMYRVRTKGHENIPSEGAAVIVANHVSFVDWMFILATSPRPIRFMVFAPIYHSKALHWLFKMAKAIPIDSEKANPKAFAKAFDEVAAALERGELVGIFPEGKLTSNGEMDMFRRGIERIIARTPVPVVPVHLGGLWGSIFSRKAKWQLPRLKWSLVSVSVGESIEAEQVSANYLHEQVSALKDQYAKNTP